In bacterium, the sequence GGGGCCGTCGGGCCGTCGCCGGCCGCGCGGCCGCGCGTCGCCCTCGGGCTTGGGAAACGCGGCGCGGATCGATAGCGACAAGCGGCGCCGTTCGAGGTCGATGTCCGTCACCACGGCCGTCACCGGCATGCCCACCGTCACCGCTTCGTGCGGCGCGCGCACGCGGTGCGGCGAGAGCTGCGTGAAATGCACGAGCCCCTCCTCGGGAAGGCCCACGTCCACGAACGCGCCGAAGTCGGTCACGCTCGTAACGACGCCCGTCAGCTTGCGCCCGGCCGAGAGGTCCTCGAGCTTGTGCACGTCGGGATCGACGACGATCTCGGGAAACACCGGGCGTTCGGAGCGCGCCGGCTTTTCGAGTTCGCCGAGGATGAAGCGGATCGTCGGCTCGCCGGCGGTTTCGTCGAGATACGCGGCCGGGTCGATCGACGCGCGCGCGGCGGCATCGGTCAAAAGCCCTGCGACGTTCGTCTTGGCGTCCGCGGCCATGCGTTCCACGAGCGCGTAACGCTCCGGATGGATGCGCGTCGCGTCCAGGGGATTCTCGCCGCCGGCCACGGTCAGGAATCCGGCGCACTGCTCGAACGCCGTCGGCGTCATGCGCTTGATCTGGTGGAATTGCGAACGCGTGCGGAACGGTCCTTGCTCGTCGCGATGTTTCTTCATGAACGCGGCCGTCTGCGGGCCGATGCCGGCGATGTACGACAGATGGCGCTCGTTCGCGGCGTTCGCGTCCACTCCCACGAGACTCGCGTACGTGCTGGCCACGCGCTCCAGGCGCTCGAGCAAGTGCGTCTTGTCGACGTCGGAATGAAACGAGGTCAGGTTGATCGTGCGCGGATCGACCTTCAAAAGCTCGGCGAGCGGATCCTGCATGCGCCGCGCGACCGACGCGGCCTTGCGCGTGGGGATGTCGGCGTCGGGCATCTCCTCGCGCGCAACGGGCCCCGCGGCGTACACGCCGGCCTCGGCCTCGCCGAACGTCAGCACCGGCATGCGCCGCGCCGGATCCATGCGCCCGAGTTCGTGCAGGAACGCCGCGACCTTCCGCGCCGAAGCGGTGCGCACGATTGCCGCCCCCTGGGCGTGATGATCGTGAATCAGCGGCAAAAGCGCCTCCTCCATCGGCGGCGCGGCGTCGAGCGCGCCATCGAAGGCGAACGCCGCTTCGGCGATCACGGCGCCTTTTTCGTCGACGACCACCGCGCGCGATCCCTTCTTCTCGTCGGCCAGAACGCCGAGCACGCGCCTTGCGCCGAACGGCGGCGCGTCAAGAACGTGGCGGAACGCCGTCTCGATGATATCGAGCGCCTCGCCGTCGGCCCACTCGCGCGCCTCGGCCAGCGTCGCCGTTTCGAAGGCCGGCATGAGCAGGCGGTCGCAAGCGTCCTCGATCGCCGTTTCGATCTGATCGACGTACGGCGCATCGACGTTCCTGATCGCCTCGGCGCGGCACGCCGCGCAAATCGCCTCGCGCTCGACATGCAGATGAACGGCCAGCAGGCCTTCGCGGGCGCCGCGCGCCGCCAGATGAAAGCGATGCGCGGACACGTGGCCGATCGGCTCGTTGAGCGCGTGCACCTCGCGGTAGCGCGTGGCGCGCGAGGCGTCGATGCCGTCGGCAAGCCGCGTCACGAGCCGGCTCGCGGTGCGATACAGCTTGCGCACCGCCGCGCGGAGCGCCGGGCGCAGGTGGATGCGTTCGGCGATGATGTCGCGAGCGCCCGCGAGCGCCGCGTCCGCGTCCGCGACGCCCTTTTGGGCGTCGACAAACGGCTCGGCCAGCGTGGCGGCGTCCGACGCCGATGTCTGGTCGAGAAGCGCGTCCGCCAGGGGCGCTAGCCCCGCCTCCACCGCTTTCGCGGCGCGGGCGTGCGGTCGCGGCTTGTGCGCCAGGTGGATGTCGTCGAGCGTCGCGCGATCGCGCGCGGCGGCGATCCGTTCGCGCAATTCGTCGGTCATCGCGCCGGTCTCGTGGATCTCCTGGCGCACGATCTCCCGCCTCTCCTCGAGATCGCGCCGTTGGCGCGCCCGTTCGCGGATGCGCGCGAGTTCGGCTTCGTTCATCGGGCCGATCTGCTCGCGACGGTAGCGAAGGAGAAACGGAACTGTCGCGCCGCCGTCGAACAAATCCACGGCGCGGCGCACGGCGGTTGCGTCGCGCGACACTTCGCGCGCGACCTCTTCGATCCACGTGTCGTTCATCCCATCCCCATGACGCGGCGGCTAGGCCGTTTCCCGCGCCCCGAAGATGGCCGTGCCGACGCGCACGATTGTCGCGCCTTCCTCCACGGCCACCTCTAAATCATCGCTCATGCCCATCGACAGATCGGGAAGAGGCATCGCCAGCCTCCGGGCGATCCCGTCACGCAGTTCCCGAAGCCGGCGAAAGTGCGGGCGCGTCCGCTCCGGCGGCGCAAGCGGCGGCATCGTCATCAGCCCCGCAAGCCGCACGCCGGGAAGATCGGCCACCACGCGCGCGATCGCCTCCGCCTCATCGGGCGCGCAGCCGCTTTTTTGCGTCTCGCCTGCCACGTTCACTTGCAGCAGCACATCCGTTTCGCGTCCCGCGCCCCGCGCGCGCCTCGCGATCTCCGCGGCCAGGCGTTCGGAGTCCACGGTGTGGATCACGGACACGAACGGCGCGATCTGCCGCACCTTGTTCGTCTGCAGATGCCCGATGAAATGCCAGCGTACATCCGCGTGACGCACCGCGCCCGCTTTTTGCCGCGCCTCTTGCGCATAGTTTTCGCCGAAGTCGCGTTGCCCCGCCGCGTACGCCGCTTCGACGGCCTCGGCCGGGTGCGTCTTGCTGACGGCCAGAAGGAGCACACCGTTCGGATCGCGGCCGGCGCGGGACGCCGCGCGGCCGATGCGTTCGCGGACTCCGGCGATGTTGGCGGCGACGTTCGTCATGACGCGGCGAACAGGATGTCGGGGCCGAAGAGGCGTTCGAGATCGGCGGTCAACTCGGCCAGCGGCAGGCCGACGACGTTCGTGTAGCTGCCGTCGACGCGCGCGACGAGGGCCGCGCCAAGGCCCTGGACGGCGTACGATCCGGCCTTGTCCATCGGCTCGCCCGTATCGACGTAGCGCGCGATCTGCCCGGCGGTGAGCGGGCGGATCGTCACGCGGCTTTCGACGGTGCGGGTCAGGTCGATATCCGCGTCGGCCGCGACAAGCGCATAAGACGAGACGACGACGTGCTCGCGGCCCGCCAGGCGCGCGAGCGTCGCGCGCGCGTCCGAAACGCCGGCCGGCTTGCCGACGATGTCGCCGTCGATAACGACGGTGGTGTCAACGCCGAGTACGAGCGCGTCGGGCCGCGAGCGGGCGATGGAACGCGCCTTGTCGCGCGCCAGTCGCC encodes:
- a CDS encoding Maf family protein, translated to MTSPNPTRDLFARLILASASPRRRAMLGDIGLRFEALASNVEENEIAGETPAAHTRRLARDKARSIARSRPDALVLGVDTTVVIDGDIVGKPAGVSDARATLARLAGREHVVVSSYALVAADADIDLTRTVESRVTIRPLTAGQIARYVDTGEPMDKAGSYAVQGLGAALVARVDGSYTNVVGLPLAELTADLERLFGPDILFAAS
- a CDS encoding helix-hairpin-helix domain-containing protein, with product MNDTWIEEVAREVSRDATAVRRAVDLFDGGATVPFLLRYRREQIGPMNEAELARIRERARQRRDLEERREIVRQEIHETGAMTDELRERIAAARDRATLDDIHLAHKPRPHARAAKAVEAGLAPLADALLDQTSASDAATLAEPFVDAQKGVADADAALAGARDIIAERIHLRPALRAAVRKLYRTASRLVTRLADGIDASRATRYREVHALNEPIGHVSAHRFHLAARGAREGLLAVHLHVEREAICAACRAEAIRNVDAPYVDQIETAIEDACDRLLMPAFETATLAEAREWADGEALDIIETAFRHVLDAPPFGARRVLGVLADEKKGSRAVVVDEKGAVIAEAAFAFDGALDAAPPMEEALLPLIHDHHAQGAAIVRTASARKVAAFLHELGRMDPARRMPVLTFGEAEAGVYAAGPVAREEMPDADIPTRKAASVARRMQDPLAELLKVDPRTINLTSFHSDVDKTHLLERLERVASTYASLVGVDANAANERHLSYIAGIGPQTAAFMKKHRDEQGPFRTRSQFHQIKRMTPTAFEQCAGFLTVAGGENPLDATRIHPERYALVERMAADAKTNVAGLLTDAAARASIDPAAYLDETAGEPTIRFILGELEKPARSERPVFPEIVVDPDVHKLEDLSAGRKLTGVVTSVTDFGAFVDVGLPEEGLVHFTQLSPHRVRAPHEAVTVGMPVTAVVTDIDLERRRLSLSIRAAFPKPEGDARPRGRRRPDGP
- a CDS encoding YggS family pyridoxal phosphate-dependent enzyme, which gives rise to MTNVAANIAGVRERIGRAASRAGRDPNGVLLLAVSKTHPAEAVEAAYAAGQRDFGENYAQEARQKAGAVRHADVRWHFIGHLQTNKVRQIAPFVSVIHTVDSERLAAEIARRARGAGRETDVLLQVNVAGETQKSGCAPDEAEAIARVVADLPGVRLAGLMTMPPLAPPERTRPHFRRLRELRDGIARRLAMPLPDLSMGMSDDLEVAVEEGATIVRVGTAIFGARETA